A region of Homo sapiens chromosome X, GRCh38.p14 Primary Assembly DNA encodes the following proteins:
- the GPR173 gene encoding putative G-protein coupled receptor 173 isoform X1 — MANTTGEPEEVSGALSPPSASAYVKLVLLGLIMCVSLAGNAILSLLVLKERALHKAPYYFLLDLCLADGIRSAVCFPFVLASVRHGSSWTFSALSCKIVAFMAVLFCFHAAFMLFCISVTRYMAIAHHRFYAKRMTLWTCAAVICMAWTLSVAMAFPPVFDVGTYKFIREEDQCIFEHRYFKANDTLGFMLMLAVLMAATHAVYGKLLLFEYRHRKMKPVQMVPAISQNWTFHGPGATGQAAANWIAGFGRGPMPPTLLGIRQNGHAASRRLLGMDEVKGEKQLGRMFYAITLLFLLLWSPYIVACYWRVFVKACAVPHRYLATAVWMSFAQAAVNPIVCFLLNKDLKKCLRTHAPCWGTGGAPAPREPYCVM; from the coding sequence ATGGCCAACACTACCGGAGAGCCTGAGGAGGTGAGCGGCGCTCTGTCCCCACCGTCCGCATCAGCTTATGTGAAGCTGGTACTGCTGGGACTGATTATGTGCGTGAGCCTGGCGGGTAACGCCATCTTGTCCCTGCTGGTGCTCAAGGAGCGTGCCCTGCACAAGGCTCCTTACTACTTCCTGCTGGACCTGTGCCTGGCCGATGGCATACGCTCTGCCGTCTGCTTCCCCTTTGTGCTGGCTTCTGTGCGCCACGGCTCTTCATGGACCTTCAGTGCACTCAGCTGCAAGATTGTGGCCTTTATGGCCGTGCTCTTTTGCTTCCATGCGGCCTTCATGCTGTTCTGCATCAGCGTCACCCGCTACATGGCCATCGCCCACCACCGCTTCTACGCCAAGCGCATGACACTCTGGACATGCGCGGCTGTCATCTGCATGGCCTGGACCCTGTCTGTGGCCATGGCCTTCCCACCTGTCTTTGACGTGGGCACCTACAAGTTTATTCGGGAGGAGGACCAGTGCATCTTTGAGCATCGCTACTTCAAGGCCAATGACACGCTGGGCTTCATGCTTATGTTGGCTGTGCTCATGGCAGCTACCCATGCTGTCTACGGCAAGCTGCTCCTCTTCGAGTATCGTCACCGCAAGATGAAGCCAGTGCAGATGGTGCCAGCCATCAGCCAGAACTGGACATTCCATGGTCCCGGGGCCACCGGCCAGGCTGCTGCCAACTGGATCGCCGGCTTTGGCCGTGGGCCCATGCCACCAACCCTGCTGGGTATCCGGCAGAATGGGCATGCAGCCAGCCGGCGGCTACTGGGCATGGACGAGGTCAAGGGTGAAAAGCAGCTGGGCCGCATGTTCTACGCGATCACACTGCTCTTTCTGCTCCTCTGGTCACCCTACATCGTGGCCTGCTACTGGCGAGTGTTTGTGAAAGCCTGTGCTGTGCCCCACCGCTACCTGGCCACTGCTGTTTGGATGAGCTTCGCCCAGGCTGCCGTCAACCCAATTGTCTGCTTCCTGCTCAACAAGGACCTCAAGAAGTGCCTGAGGACTCACGCCCCCTGCTGGGGCACAGGAGGTGCCCCGGCTCCCAGAGAACCCTACTGTGTCATGTGA
- the TSPYL2 gene encoding testis-specific Y-encoded-like protein 2 — translation MDRPDEGPPAKTRRLSSSESPQRDPPPPPPPPPLLRLPLPPPQQRPRLQEETEAAQVLADMRGVGLGPALPPPPPYVILEEGGIRAYFTLGAECPGWDSTIESGYGEAPPPTESLEALPTPEASGGSLEIDFQVVQSSSFGGEGALETCSAVGWAPQRLVDPKSKEEAIIIVEDEDEDERESMRSSRRRRRRRRRKQRKVKRESRERNAERMESILQALEDIQLDLEAVNIKAGKAFLRLKRKFIQMRRPFLERRDLIIQHIPGFWVKAFLNHPRISILINRRDEDIFRYLTNLQVQDLRHISMGYKMKLYFQTNPYFTNMVIVKEFQRNRSGRLVSHSTPIRWHRGQEPQARRHGNQDASHSFFSWFSNHSLPEADRIAEIIKNDLWVNPLRYYLRERGSRIKRKKQEMKKRKTRGRCEVVIMEDAPDYYAVEDIFSEISDIDETIHDIKISDFMETTDYFETTDNEITDINENICDSENPDHNEVPNNETTDNNESADDHETTDNNESADDNNENPEDNNKNTDDNEENPNNNENTYGNNFFKGGFWGSHGNNQDSSDSDNEADEASDDEDNDGNEGDNEGSDDDGNEGDNEGSDDDDRDIEYYEKVIEDFDKDQADYEDVIEIISDESVEEEGIEEGIQQDEDIYEEGNYEEEGSEDVWEEGEDSDDSDLEDVLQVPNGWANPGKRGKTG, via the exons ATGGACCGCCCAGATGAGGGGCCTCCGGCCAAGACCCGCCGCCTGAGCAGCTCCGAGTCTCCACAGCGCGacccgcccccgccgccgccgccgccgccgctcctCCGACTGCCGCTGCCTCCACCCCAGCAGCGCCCGAGGCTCCAGGAGGAAACGGAGGCGGCACAGGTGCTGGCCGATATGAGGGGGGTGGGACTGGGCCCCGCGCTGCCCCCGCCGCCTCCCTATGTCATTCTCGAGGAGGGGGGGATCCGCGCATACTTCACGCTCGGTGCTGAGTGTCCCGGCTGGGATTCTACCATCGAGTCGGGGTATGGGGAGGCGCCCCCGCCCACGGAGAGCCTGGAAGCACTCCCCACTCCTGAGGCCTCGGGGGGGAGCCTGGAAATCGATTTTCAGGTTGTACAGTCGAGCAGTTTTGGTGGAGAGGGGGCCCTAGAAACCTGTAGCGCAGTGGGGTGGGCGCCCCAGAGGTTAGTTGACCCGAAGAGCAAGGAAGAGGCGATCATCATAGtggaggatgaggatgaggatgagcgGGAGAGTATGAGGAGCAgcaggaggcggcggcggcggcggaggaggaagcagaggaaggtgaagagggaaagcagagagagaaatgcCGAGAGGATGGAGAGCATCCTGCAGGCACTGGAGGATATTCAGCTGGATCTGGAGGCAGTGAACATCAAGGCAGGCAAAGCCTTCCTGCGTCTCAAGCGCAAGTTCATCCAGATGCGAAGACCCTTCCTGGAGCGCAGAGACCTCATCATCCAGCATATCCCAGGCTTCTGGGTCAAAGCA TTCCTCAACCACCCCAGAATTTCAATTTTGATCAACCGACGTGATGAAGACATTTTCCGCTACTTGACCAATCTGCAG GTACAGGATCTCAGACATATCTCCATGGGCTACAAAATGAAGCTGTACTTCCAGACTAACCCCTACTTCACAAACATGGTGATTGTCAAGGAGTTCCAGCGCAACCGCTCAG GCCGGCTGGTGTCTCACTCAACCCCAATCCGCTGGCACCGGGGCCAGGAACCCCAGGCCCGTCGTCACGGGAACCAGGATGCGAGCCACAGCTTTTTCAGCTGGTTCTCAAACCATAGCCTCCCAGAGGCTGACAGGATTGCTGAG ATTATCAAGAATGATCTGTGGGTTAACCCTCTACGCTACTACCTGAGAGAAAGGGGCTCCAggataaagagaaagaagcaagaaatGAAGAAACG TAAAACCAGGGGCAGATGTGAGGTGGTGATCATGGAAGACGCCCCTGACTATTATGCAGTGGAAGACATTTTCAGCGAGATCTCAGACATTGATGAGACAATTCATGACATCAAGATCTCTGACTTCATGGAGACCACCGACTACTTCGAGACCACTGACAATGAGATAACTGACATCAATGAGAACATCTGCGACAGCGAGAATCCTGACCACAATGAGGTCCCCAACAACGAGACCACTGATAACAACGAGAGTGCTGATGACCACGAAACCACTGACAACAATGAGAGTGCAGATGACAACAACGAGAATCCTGAAGACAATAACAAGAACACTGATGACAACGAAGAGAACCCTAACAACAACGAGAACACTTACGGCAACAACTTCTTCAAAGGTGGCTTCTGGGGCAGCCATGGCAACAACCAGGACAGCAGCGACAGTGACAATGAAGCAGATGaggccagtgatgatgaagatAATGATGGCAACGAAGGTGACAATGAGGGCAGTGATGATGATGGCAATGAAGGTGACAATGAAGGCAGCGATGATGACGACAGAGACATTGAGTACTATGAGAAAGTTATTGAAGACTTTGACAAGGATCAGGCTGACTACGAGGACGTGATAGAGATCATCTCAGACGAATCAGTGGAAGAAGAGGGCATTGAGGAAG GCATCCAGCAAGATGAGGACATCTATGAGGAAGGAAACTATGAGGAGGAAGGAAGTGAAGATGTCTGGGAAGAAGGGGAAGATTCGGACGACTCTGACCTAGAGGATGTGCTTCAGGTCCCAAACGGTTGGGCCAATCCGGGGAAGAGGGGGAAAACCGGATAA
- the TSPYL2 gene encoding testis-specific Y-encoded-like protein 2 isoform X2 has product MDRPDEGPPAKTRRLSSSESPQRDPPPPPPPPPLLRLPLPPPQQRPRLQEETEAAQVLADMRGVGLGPALPPPPPYVILEEGGIRAYFTLGAECPGWDSTIESGYGEAPPPTESLEALPTPEASGGSLEIDFQVVQSSSFGGEGALETCSAVGWAPQRLVDPKSKEEAIIIVEDEDEDERESMRSSRRRRRRRRRKQRKVKRESRERNAERMESILQALEDIQLDLEAVNIKAGKAFLRLKRKFIQMRRPFLERRDLIIQHIPGFWVKAFLNHPRISILINRRDEDIFRYLTNLQVRPERHFLVGSGTNLVLGGDGRWVGRAVVCWGGDRFHHHPHLEQVQDLRHISMGYKMKLYFQTNPYFTNMVIVKEFQRNRSGRLVSHSTPIRWHRGQEPQARRHGNQDASHSFFSWFSNHSLPEADRIAEIIKNDLWVNPLRYYLRERGSRIKRKKQEMKKRKTRGRCEVVIMEDAPDYYAVEDIFSEISDIDETIHDIKISDFMETTDYFETTDNEITDINENICDSENPDHNEVPNNETTDNNESADDHETTDNNESADDNNENPEDNNKNTDDNEENPNNNENTYGNNFFKGGFWGSHGNNQDSSDSDNEADEASDDEDNDGNEGDNEGSDDDGNEGDNEGSDDDDRDIEYYEKVIEDFDKDQADYEDVIEIISDESVEEEGIEEGIQQDEDIYEEGNYEEEGSEDVWEEGEDSDDSDLEDVLQVPNGWANPGKRGKTG; this is encoded by the exons ATGGACCGCCCAGATGAGGGGCCTCCGGCCAAGACCCGCCGCCTGAGCAGCTCCGAGTCTCCACAGCGCGacccgcccccgccgccgccgccgccgccgctcctCCGACTGCCGCTGCCTCCACCCCAGCAGCGCCCGAGGCTCCAGGAGGAAACGGAGGCGGCACAGGTGCTGGCCGATATGAGGGGGGTGGGACTGGGCCCCGCGCTGCCCCCGCCGCCTCCCTATGTCATTCTCGAGGAGGGGGGGATCCGCGCATACTTCACGCTCGGTGCTGAGTGTCCCGGCTGGGATTCTACCATCGAGTCGGGGTATGGGGAGGCGCCCCCGCCCACGGAGAGCCTGGAAGCACTCCCCACTCCTGAGGCCTCGGGGGGGAGCCTGGAAATCGATTTTCAGGTTGTACAGTCGAGCAGTTTTGGTGGAGAGGGGGCCCTAGAAACCTGTAGCGCAGTGGGGTGGGCGCCCCAGAGGTTAGTTGACCCGAAGAGCAAGGAAGAGGCGATCATCATAGtggaggatgaggatgaggatgagcgGGAGAGTATGAGGAGCAgcaggaggcggcggcggcggcggaggaggaagcagaggaaggtgaagagggaaagcagagagagaaatgcCGAGAGGATGGAGAGCATCCTGCAGGCACTGGAGGATATTCAGCTGGATCTGGAGGCAGTGAACATCAAGGCAGGCAAAGCCTTCCTGCGTCTCAAGCGCAAGTTCATCCAGATGCGAAGACCCTTCCTGGAGCGCAGAGACCTCATCATCCAGCATATCCCAGGCTTCTGGGTCAAAGCA TTCCTCAACCACCCCAGAATTTCAATTTTGATCAACCGACGTGATGAAGACATTTTCCGCTACTTGACCAATCTGCAGGTCAGGCCAGAGAGACATTTTTTAGTAGGATCGGGCACGAATCTGGTTCTTGGAGGTGACGGGAGGTGGGTGGGAAGGGCCGTGGTGTGTTGGGGGGGGGACAGATTCCACCATCACCCCCACCTGGAGCAGGTACAGGATCTCAGACATATCTCCATGGGCTACAAAATGAAGCTGTACTTCCAGACTAACCCCTACTTCACAAACATGGTGATTGTCAAGGAGTTCCAGCGCAACCGCTCAG GCCGGCTGGTGTCTCACTCAACCCCAATCCGCTGGCACCGGGGCCAGGAACCCCAGGCCCGTCGTCACGGGAACCAGGATGCGAGCCACAGCTTTTTCAGCTGGTTCTCAAACCATAGCCTCCCAGAGGCTGACAGGATTGCTGAG ATTATCAAGAATGATCTGTGGGTTAACCCTCTACGCTACTACCTGAGAGAAAGGGGCTCCAggataaagagaaagaagcaagaaatGAAGAAACG TAAAACCAGGGGCAGATGTGAGGTGGTGATCATGGAAGACGCCCCTGACTATTATGCAGTGGAAGACATTTTCAGCGAGATCTCAGACATTGATGAGACAATTCATGACATCAAGATCTCTGACTTCATGGAGACCACCGACTACTTCGAGACCACTGACAATGAGATAACTGACATCAATGAGAACATCTGCGACAGCGAGAATCCTGACCACAATGAGGTCCCCAACAACGAGACCACTGATAACAACGAGAGTGCTGATGACCACGAAACCACTGACAACAATGAGAGTGCAGATGACAACAACGAGAATCCTGAAGACAATAACAAGAACACTGATGACAACGAAGAGAACCCTAACAACAACGAGAACACTTACGGCAACAACTTCTTCAAAGGTGGCTTCTGGGGCAGCCATGGCAACAACCAGGACAGCAGCGACAGTGACAATGAAGCAGATGaggccagtgatgatgaagatAATGATGGCAACGAAGGTGACAATGAGGGCAGTGATGATGATGGCAATGAAGGTGACAATGAAGGCAGCGATGATGACGACAGAGACATTGAGTACTATGAGAAAGTTATTGAAGACTTTGACAAGGATCAGGCTGACTACGAGGACGTGATAGAGATCATCTCAGACGAATCAGTGGAAGAAGAGGGCATTGAGGAAG GCATCCAGCAAGATGAGGACATCTATGAGGAAGGAAACTATGAGGAGGAAGGAAGTGAAGATGTCTGGGAAGAAGGGGAAGATTCGGACGACTCTGACCTAGAGGATGTGCTTCAGGTCCCAAACGGTTGGGCCAATCCGGGGAAGAGGGGGAAAACCGGATAA
- the TSPYL2 gene encoding testis-specific Y-encoded-like protein 2 isoform X3 yields the protein MDRPDEGPPAKTRRLSSSESPQRDPPPPPPPPPLLRLPLPPPQQRPRLQEETEAAQVLADMRGVGLGPALPPPPPYVILEEGGIRAYFTLGAECPGWDSTIESGYGEAPPPTESLEALPTPEASGGSLEIDFQVVQSSSFGGEGALETCSAVGWAPQRLVDPKSKEEAIIIVEDEDEDERESMRSSRRRRRRRRRKQRKVKRESRERNAERMESILQALEDIQLDLEAVNIKAGKAFLRLKRKFIQMRRPFLERRDLIIQHIPGFWVKAFLNHPRISILINRRDEDIFRYLTNLQVQDLRHISMGYKMKLYFQTNPYFTNMVIVKEFQRNRSGRLVSHSTPIRWHRGQEPQARRHGNQDASHSFFSWFSNHSLPEADRIAEIIKNDLWVNPLRYYLRERGSRIKRKKQEMKKRKTRGRCEVVIMEDAPDYYAVEDIFSEISDIDETIHDIKISDFMETTDYFETTDNEITDINENICDSENPDHNEVPNNETTDNNESADDHETTDNNESADDNNENPEDNNKNTDDNEENPNNNENTYGNNFFKGGFWGSHGNNQDSSDSDNEADEASDDEDNDGNEGDNEGSDDDGNEGDNEGSDDDDRDIEYYEKVIEDFDKDQADYEDVIEIISDESVEEEGIEEGELIPPHPCLPSFLFSEQAWPRTGYQGMNTICFYGGKKKHSEQLFKQRKSSEHLT from the exons ATGGACCGCCCAGATGAGGGGCCTCCGGCCAAGACCCGCCGCCTGAGCAGCTCCGAGTCTCCACAGCGCGacccgcccccgccgccgccgccgccgccgctcctCCGACTGCCGCTGCCTCCACCCCAGCAGCGCCCGAGGCTCCAGGAGGAAACGGAGGCGGCACAGGTGCTGGCCGATATGAGGGGGGTGGGACTGGGCCCCGCGCTGCCCCCGCCGCCTCCCTATGTCATTCTCGAGGAGGGGGGGATCCGCGCATACTTCACGCTCGGTGCTGAGTGTCCCGGCTGGGATTCTACCATCGAGTCGGGGTATGGGGAGGCGCCCCCGCCCACGGAGAGCCTGGAAGCACTCCCCACTCCTGAGGCCTCGGGGGGGAGCCTGGAAATCGATTTTCAGGTTGTACAGTCGAGCAGTTTTGGTGGAGAGGGGGCCCTAGAAACCTGTAGCGCAGTGGGGTGGGCGCCCCAGAGGTTAGTTGACCCGAAGAGCAAGGAAGAGGCGATCATCATAGtggaggatgaggatgaggatgagcgGGAGAGTATGAGGAGCAgcaggaggcggcggcggcggcggaggaggaagcagaggaaggtgaagagggaaagcagagagagaaatgcCGAGAGGATGGAGAGCATCCTGCAGGCACTGGAGGATATTCAGCTGGATCTGGAGGCAGTGAACATCAAGGCAGGCAAAGCCTTCCTGCGTCTCAAGCGCAAGTTCATCCAGATGCGAAGACCCTTCCTGGAGCGCAGAGACCTCATCATCCAGCATATCCCAGGCTTCTGGGTCAAAGCA TTCCTCAACCACCCCAGAATTTCAATTTTGATCAACCGACGTGATGAAGACATTTTCCGCTACTTGACCAATCTGCAG GTACAGGATCTCAGACATATCTCCATGGGCTACAAAATGAAGCTGTACTTCCAGACTAACCCCTACTTCACAAACATGGTGATTGTCAAGGAGTTCCAGCGCAACCGCTCAG GCCGGCTGGTGTCTCACTCAACCCCAATCCGCTGGCACCGGGGCCAGGAACCCCAGGCCCGTCGTCACGGGAACCAGGATGCGAGCCACAGCTTTTTCAGCTGGTTCTCAAACCATAGCCTCCCAGAGGCTGACAGGATTGCTGAG ATTATCAAGAATGATCTGTGGGTTAACCCTCTACGCTACTACCTGAGAGAAAGGGGCTCCAggataaagagaaagaagcaagaaatGAAGAAACG TAAAACCAGGGGCAGATGTGAGGTGGTGATCATGGAAGACGCCCCTGACTATTATGCAGTGGAAGACATTTTCAGCGAGATCTCAGACATTGATGAGACAATTCATGACATCAAGATCTCTGACTTCATGGAGACCACCGACTACTTCGAGACCACTGACAATGAGATAACTGACATCAATGAGAACATCTGCGACAGCGAGAATCCTGACCACAATGAGGTCCCCAACAACGAGACCACTGATAACAACGAGAGTGCTGATGACCACGAAACCACTGACAACAATGAGAGTGCAGATGACAACAACGAGAATCCTGAAGACAATAACAAGAACACTGATGACAACGAAGAGAACCCTAACAACAACGAGAACACTTACGGCAACAACTTCTTCAAAGGTGGCTTCTGGGGCAGCCATGGCAACAACCAGGACAGCAGCGACAGTGACAATGAAGCAGATGaggccagtgatgatgaagatAATGATGGCAACGAAGGTGACAATGAGGGCAGTGATGATGATGGCAATGAAGGTGACAATGAAGGCAGCGATGATGACGACAGAGACATTGAGTACTATGAGAAAGTTATTGAAGACTTTGACAAGGATCAGGCTGACTACGAGGACGTGATAGAGATCATCTCAGACGAATCAGTGGAAGAAGAGGGCATTGAGGAAGGTGAGCTAATCCCCCCCCACCCttgtcttccctcttttcttttctcagagcAAGCCTGGCCAAGGACAGGGTATCAAGGCATGAACACAATCTGCTTttatggaggaaagaaaaagcattctGAGCAACTTTTTAAACAAAGGAAGTCCAGTGaacatttaacttaa
- the TSPYL2 gene encoding testis-specific Y-encoded-like protein 2 isoform X1, which yields MDRPDEGPPAKTRRLSSSESPQRDPPPPPPPPPLLRLPLPPPQQRPRLQEETEAAQVLADMRGVGLGPALPPPPPYVILEEGGIRAYFTLGAECPGWDSTIESGYGEAPPPTESLEALPTPEASGGSLEIDFQVVQSSSFGGEGALETCSAVGWAPQRLVDPKSKEEAIIIVEDEDEDERESMRSSRRRRRRRRRKQRKVKRESRERNAERMESILQALEDIQLDLEAVNIKAGKAFLRLKRKFIQMRRPFLERRDLIIQHIPGFWVKAFLNHPRISILINRRDEDIFRYLTNLQVRPERHFLVGSGTNLVLGGDGRWVGRAVVCWGGDRFHHHPHLEQVQDLRHISMGYKMKLYFQTNPYFTNMVIVKEFQRNRSGRLVSHSTPIRWHRGQEPQARRHGNQDASHSFFSWFSNHSLPEADRIAEIIKNDLWVNPLRYYLRERGSRIKRKKQEMKKRKTRGRCEVVIMEDAPDYYAVEDIFSEISDIDETIHDIKISDFMETTDYFETTDNEITDINENICDSENPDHNEVPNNETTDNNESADDHETTDNNESADDNNENPEDNNKNTDDNEENPNNNENTYGNNFFKGGFWGSHGNNQDSSDSDNEADEASDDEDNDGNEGDNEGSDDDGNEGDNEGSDDDDRDIEYYEKVIEDFDKDQADYEDVIEIISDESVEEEGIEEGELIPPHPCLPSFLFSEQAWPRTGYQGMNTICFYGGKKKHSEQLFKQRKSSEHLT from the exons ATGGACCGCCCAGATGAGGGGCCTCCGGCCAAGACCCGCCGCCTGAGCAGCTCCGAGTCTCCACAGCGCGacccgcccccgccgccgccgccgccgccgctcctCCGACTGCCGCTGCCTCCACCCCAGCAGCGCCCGAGGCTCCAGGAGGAAACGGAGGCGGCACAGGTGCTGGCCGATATGAGGGGGGTGGGACTGGGCCCCGCGCTGCCCCCGCCGCCTCCCTATGTCATTCTCGAGGAGGGGGGGATCCGCGCATACTTCACGCTCGGTGCTGAGTGTCCCGGCTGGGATTCTACCATCGAGTCGGGGTATGGGGAGGCGCCCCCGCCCACGGAGAGCCTGGAAGCACTCCCCACTCCTGAGGCCTCGGGGGGGAGCCTGGAAATCGATTTTCAGGTTGTACAGTCGAGCAGTTTTGGTGGAGAGGGGGCCCTAGAAACCTGTAGCGCAGTGGGGTGGGCGCCCCAGAGGTTAGTTGACCCGAAGAGCAAGGAAGAGGCGATCATCATAGtggaggatgaggatgaggatgagcgGGAGAGTATGAGGAGCAgcaggaggcggcggcggcggcggaggaggaagcagaggaaggtgaagagggaaagcagagagagaaatgcCGAGAGGATGGAGAGCATCCTGCAGGCACTGGAGGATATTCAGCTGGATCTGGAGGCAGTGAACATCAAGGCAGGCAAAGCCTTCCTGCGTCTCAAGCGCAAGTTCATCCAGATGCGAAGACCCTTCCTGGAGCGCAGAGACCTCATCATCCAGCATATCCCAGGCTTCTGGGTCAAAGCA TTCCTCAACCACCCCAGAATTTCAATTTTGATCAACCGACGTGATGAAGACATTTTCCGCTACTTGACCAATCTGCAGGTCAGGCCAGAGAGACATTTTTTAGTAGGATCGGGCACGAATCTGGTTCTTGGAGGTGACGGGAGGTGGGTGGGAAGGGCCGTGGTGTGTTGGGGGGGGGACAGATTCCACCATCACCCCCACCTGGAGCAGGTACAGGATCTCAGACATATCTCCATGGGCTACAAAATGAAGCTGTACTTCCAGACTAACCCCTACTTCACAAACATGGTGATTGTCAAGGAGTTCCAGCGCAACCGCTCAG GCCGGCTGGTGTCTCACTCAACCCCAATCCGCTGGCACCGGGGCCAGGAACCCCAGGCCCGTCGTCACGGGAACCAGGATGCGAGCCACAGCTTTTTCAGCTGGTTCTCAAACCATAGCCTCCCAGAGGCTGACAGGATTGCTGAG ATTATCAAGAATGATCTGTGGGTTAACCCTCTACGCTACTACCTGAGAGAAAGGGGCTCCAggataaagagaaagaagcaagaaatGAAGAAACG TAAAACCAGGGGCAGATGTGAGGTGGTGATCATGGAAGACGCCCCTGACTATTATGCAGTGGAAGACATTTTCAGCGAGATCTCAGACATTGATGAGACAATTCATGACATCAAGATCTCTGACTTCATGGAGACCACCGACTACTTCGAGACCACTGACAATGAGATAACTGACATCAATGAGAACATCTGCGACAGCGAGAATCCTGACCACAATGAGGTCCCCAACAACGAGACCACTGATAACAACGAGAGTGCTGATGACCACGAAACCACTGACAACAATGAGAGTGCAGATGACAACAACGAGAATCCTGAAGACAATAACAAGAACACTGATGACAACGAAGAGAACCCTAACAACAACGAGAACACTTACGGCAACAACTTCTTCAAAGGTGGCTTCTGGGGCAGCCATGGCAACAACCAGGACAGCAGCGACAGTGACAATGAAGCAGATGaggccagtgatgatgaagatAATGATGGCAACGAAGGTGACAATGAGGGCAGTGATGATGATGGCAATGAAGGTGACAATGAAGGCAGCGATGATGACGACAGAGACATTGAGTACTATGAGAAAGTTATTGAAGACTTTGACAAGGATCAGGCTGACTACGAGGACGTGATAGAGATCATCTCAGACGAATCAGTGGAAGAAGAGGGCATTGAGGAAGGTGAGCTAATCCCCCCCCACCCttgtcttccctcttttcttttctcagagcAAGCCTGGCCAAGGACAGGGTATCAAGGCATGAACACAATCTGCTTttatggaggaaagaaaaagcattctGAGCAACTTTTTAAACAAAGGAAGTCCAGTGaacatttaacttaa
- the TSPYL2 gene encoding testis-specific Y-encoded-like protein 2 isoform X4 gives MDRPDEGPPAKTRRLSSSESPQRDPPPPPPPPPLLRLPLPPPQQRPRLQEETEAAQVLADMRGVGLGPALPPPPPYVILEEGGIRAYFTLGAECPGWDSTIESGYGEAPPPTESLEALPTPEASGGSLEIDFQVVQSSSFGGEGALETCSAVGWAPQRLVDPKSKEEAIIIVEDEDEDERESMRSSRRRRRRRRRKQRKVKRESRERNAERMESILQALEDIQLDLEAVNIKAGKAFLRLKRKFIQMRRPFLERRDLIIQHIPGFWVKAFLNHPRISILINRRDEDIFRYLTNLQVRPERHFLVGSGTNLVLGGDGRWVGRAVVCWGGDRFHHHPHLEQVQDLRHISMGYKMKLYFQTNPYFTNMVIVKEFQRNRSDYQE, from the exons ATGGACCGCCCAGATGAGGGGCCTCCGGCCAAGACCCGCCGCCTGAGCAGCTCCGAGTCTCCACAGCGCGacccgcccccgccgccgccgccgccgccgctcctCCGACTGCCGCTGCCTCCACCCCAGCAGCGCCCGAGGCTCCAGGAGGAAACGGAGGCGGCACAGGTGCTGGCCGATATGAGGGGGGTGGGACTGGGCCCCGCGCTGCCCCCGCCGCCTCCCTATGTCATTCTCGAGGAGGGGGGGATCCGCGCATACTTCACGCTCGGTGCTGAGTGTCCCGGCTGGGATTCTACCATCGAGTCGGGGTATGGGGAGGCGCCCCCGCCCACGGAGAGCCTGGAAGCACTCCCCACTCCTGAGGCCTCGGGGGGGAGCCTGGAAATCGATTTTCAGGTTGTACAGTCGAGCAGTTTTGGTGGAGAGGGGGCCCTAGAAACCTGTAGCGCAGTGGGGTGGGCGCCCCAGAGGTTAGTTGACCCGAAGAGCAAGGAAGAGGCGATCATCATAGtggaggatgaggatgaggatgagcgGGAGAGTATGAGGAGCAgcaggaggcggcggcggcggcggaggaggaagcagaggaaggtgaagagggaaagcagagagagaaatgcCGAGAGGATGGAGAGCATCCTGCAGGCACTGGAGGATATTCAGCTGGATCTGGAGGCAGTGAACATCAAGGCAGGCAAAGCCTTCCTGCGTCTCAAGCGCAAGTTCATCCAGATGCGAAGACCCTTCCTGGAGCGCAGAGACCTCATCATCCAGCATATCCCAGGCTTCTGGGTCAAAGCA TTCCTCAACCACCCCAGAATTTCAATTTTGATCAACCGACGTGATGAAGACATTTTCCGCTACTTGACCAATCTGCAGGTCAGGCCAGAGAGACATTTTTTAGTAGGATCGGGCACGAATCTGGTTCTTGGAGGTGACGGGAGGTGGGTGGGAAGGGCCGTGGTGTGTTGGGGGGGGGACAGATTCCACCATCACCCCCACCTGGAGCAGGTACAGGATCTCAGACATATCTCCATGGGCTACAAAATGAAGCTGTACTTCCAGACTAACCCCTACTTCACAAACATGGTGATTGTCAAGGAGTTCCAGCGCAACCGCTCAG ATTATCAAGAATGA